Within Deinococcus roseus, the genomic segment GCACCTTCAGCACCTGTTCCCAGGGCCGGGTCATGGTGGTCGCCAGCAGGGAAGTGGTGCCGTGTTTTGCATGAAACTGGGCGGTGCCCTCAATGCCTTTCAGCCCATCCATCACATCATAGCCACCCCCGCCATGCACGTGCACGTCAATGAATCCGGGCAACACAAAAGGCTGAGGTCCAGAGAGGGTTTTTTCCTCGAAGGCCAGAATGTGCTGGTCAAAGTGCAAGGTGCCTGTTCTGAAGCCCTGAGGGGTCAGGATGTTGCCGGTGATGTACTGCTTCACCCGGCTTCACCCACCGCCTGCACGGTCAGGCTGGCCCTTTCCAGTTGCACACCCTGGTCGGTGATTTTGCGGACCACTTCGTCTGGCAGGTGGTGGTCGGTGATGATGCGACTGAGTGCAGAAAGCTCTGCCACCCGATAAGGGGCAGTCCGACTGAACTTGCTGGAATCTGCCAGCAGCACTTTTTCTCCGGCGCGTTCCAGCATCTTGAAGTTCAGAGAGGCCTCTGCTGCGTCCAGTGTGAACATCCCGTGTTCAATGCGCACGGCACTGGTGCCCAGAAAGAGCATGTCAAACCAGAAATGTTCCAGCATGCGTTCGGCGTAAGGGCCAACATTGGAGAGGTTTTCGGGGCGGATTTGCCCTCCGAGCAGCATCACTTTCACATCGCCCACCCCGATCAGTTCCTGGGCCACACTGATGCCGTTGGTGATCACAAAGAGGGGCAGGGGTTGCATCTTGAGGATGCGGGCCAGTTGCAGCACAGTGGTTCCCGCATCCAGAAACACGGTCATGCCGCTTTTCAGGTGGGCAAAAGCCGCTTCTGCAATGGCCCGTTTTTCTTTGAGGTACTGGTGTTCCCGGACCTGAAAGGCGATTTCCACCCCGTTCTCACTGGTGAGGGTGGCCCCACCGTAGGTGCGGGAGATCAGGCCGTCTTCTTCCATCTTGACCAGATCCCGGCGGATGGTGGCAACGCTGGCTCCGGTGTGGTCTGCAAGTTCCTGGACACTGGCGGTCCCGTGGGAGTACAGGTATTGCTGGATTTTTTTCAGGCGGATTTCGAGCATGGGGGTCCTCGATCAGGGGCTGGGTTTTTCCCAGCATAAGCGGATTTTTGGTCAAAGTCAATCAAAGATTGATCGAGATTTGAGAAGGATTGAGGGTTTTTCTGATCGAAACCTGAAAAAGCAAAGCCGATTTTTCGGCTTCTGCAGGTGGATGGTCTTGCCTGATGTGATGATTGAGAAAATCAGTTGGATGAAAAAATCAATCAAGAATCAAAAACAATCAATCAAGTGATTGACTTTGATTTATTGTTTATGTACAGTGAGGGGGTCCCACAACTTCCCCCCCTGATTTCCCTGCATTGCACCATCTGCTTCTGGGCTGCTTGCTGGCTGGGCTGTTTTGCTGATCATGCAGTCACGATGTGATTCTGCTTCAAAGAAAGGACCTCAGAAACCCATGCGCAAATCCCTTTTGATGTCATCCCTGGCCCTGCTCACCGCCTGCTCTGCTTCGCTGGCCCCCACCCACCAGGCCGCTGCCGTACAGAAGCAGCGTCTGGAATCCAGAATTGGAGTGATCAGCTACTGGGGCACCGACACCAGCCTGTACAACCAGTTGCCCACCAATTCCATTGCCCTGATCAACCCGGACAGTGGCATTTTCCAGGGACAGACCACAACTCTGGTCGGCAACGTCAGCACCTTCAAGAGCATTGTGGACACCCAGAACGCCAGAGGGGTCAAGATGCTGGCCTACGTGCCCACCGGCTATTTCAACCACACCTGCAACCAGGCAGGCGTGTGCCAGACCTGGGCCAGAATTGAAGCGCAGGTGCAGGCCTACTTCCAGCAGATGCCCAACCTCAAAGGCATCTTCTTTGATGAAGCCGCCCCCTCCAACTGGAACTGCAGCGCCTTTGTGAACGAATACCAGCAGCTTCGCACCATCGTGAACCGCTACAAATCCGGTGCCATCATCGCCTACAACGCTGGCGTGCCAGACAACTGCGTGGTGGGTGGTGTGAATGCTGGGGAAATTGCCGTGCTCTTTGAATCCGACATGGCTGCTTATGCAGCACAGGCCCAGAGCATCACAGACTCCACCAGCGCAGCCCACGCCAAAGGGGCACTGGCCTGGCATCTGGTGTACTCGGTGCCCACCCAGACCGATATGGAACGCATCGCGGAAGATGCCAAAAACCGCAACGCAGATTACGCCTACATGACCAGCATTGGCGGAGACTGGCAAAACGGAGACAACACCTGGGGCAGCCTTCCCCCATACTGGACCCGCGAAACCCAGGTGCTGTCTGGAGGTACCACTCCACCTCCCACTGGAGGGGTCAACTGGGGCAACCTGAGCAACAAACTGGTCAACAGTTCCAGCCAGCTTTGCCTGAAAGGCATCAGCACAAGGGTGGAACAGCAGGCCTGCAACAGCGTGACCGCCTGGACCCTCACCTATCAGAATGCTTCAGGCAATTACTATCAGCTGAAATACGGCATCAACTGTGCCTACATCTCGGCCTCCAATGCCAGCACCGTGTCCTGGGGAGCCTGCACCCAGGGAGACCGCCAGCTCTGGGCCATGCAGGAAAGCGCAGGTCTGGTGTACTTCACCTCCAAAACCAATGGCAGGGCCCTGACCGTGGCCAGCAACAGCGCAGGAGCCCTGGTCAGTGCCCAGACTTACTCTGGAGCCAGCACCCAGAAATACTATTTTCAGTAAACACCAGTTCCAGCAAAAACCCTGAAGAACCCACCCATCAGGCACCCTTTCAGAGGGTGCTTTTTGTTTTGTATGGGTGCTTTTTGCCCCTGGCTTCTGGCAGTCCCTCAATTCCTTCTGCTTTCTGCTTTTTGCCCTCGGCGCTCGACCCTCAGCATCTTTGCCTTCTGCTTTTTGCTTTTTCACCCCAATGTTGTGACCAGAAAGCCCACCTGACCCACAAAAATTGTGCATGATCGGATTCAGGAAGCACAATGGATGAATGCTGTGGAACTTTGCTGAAGGTGCCCCCGTACTTTTTCCAGTTGGCCCGAAATCTGAGGGAAGGGATTCCTGCTGTCAGGTTTCAGCTGGCGTTTCTGTCTGGGTTTTCTGCTTTAATAAGAGCACGCCTGCCCAACCTTCAATCCAACACTTCAGCATGTCCACCACGGGAGGGACCCATGAATTTGAAAGCCCTGAACCTGAAGACCCTGGGCGCTCTGGCCTGTATGGGGCTCAGCAGCATTGCTTTTGCCGAAAACCGCGCACTGCTGGTCGGTCTGGCAGAATACAAAGACCCCAAAGCCAACCTGCGCGGTCCAGAAGTGGACGTCAAACTGATCGGCGAAGTGATTGGCGAACTGGGCTTCAAGCCGGATCAGGTGCACACCCTGATGAACCAGCAGGCCACCCGTGCCAACATCCTGAACCAGATGCGCACCTGGCTCACCGAAGGGGTCGGCCCCAATGACAAGGTGATCTTTTACTACAGCGGTCACGGTGCCCAGGTCAATGACCGCAGTGGTGACGAGGCAGACGGCTGCGATGAGAGCATTGTCCCTTATGACCTCAACCTGATTCTGGACGATGAAATCCAGAATGTGCTGGATGGCGTGAAGGCCAGAGAAGTCCTGGTGATGTTCGACAGTTGTTTCAGTGGCACCGTCACCAAGAGCCTCTTTGACATTGATGAGGATGTGGATGCAGATTCCAAATTCTGGGAGAAGTCCAGCACCGGCTGTGGGCTGGCCAGCAACAAGGATTTCACCCTGGACGATGGTGCCCTGGATGCCAGCAAAGCTGCGGAGAACCAGCGGTACATTGAGTTCAGCGCTGCTGCGGAAAACCAGGTGGCCCTGGGTGCACTCAGAAAAGGGGAGGGCAGTGCCTTCACCCAGGCGGTGTACAACGGTCTGTCCACACTGCCCAAACCCATCAGCTTTGAAGCCCTCAGAAATTACGCCGTGGATTGGATCAAACAGCGGGCCAAATCCAAAGCCCACACCCCCCAGCTCACCGGTCCAACAAAATGGCTGAACAGCGATTTCTTTGCTTTTGGAGATGCAGATGCTCCGCCTCCTGTGGCCCCTCCACCCACCGTGCAGGCGGCCAACAGTGCTGCAGACCTTTTTGACCAGCTGGTGAAAAAGACCCAGTTCAAAGTGGAAGCCCTGCCCAGCCAGCCTTCCTACAAGCTGGGAGAGCGCATCTCCATGAAAGTGCGCAGCAGCAAAGCCGGATACCTGAACATCATCGAATTTGACCCGGATGGCAGTCTGGTGGTGGTGTTCCCCAACAAATACAACGACAAAAACCAGGTGCGGGCCAATGAAGTGATCACCCTGCCCGGTCTGCGTTACGGCAATTTTGATTTTGTGGCTGTGGAACCTGTAGGCAAAAGCCGCGTGCTGGCCCTGGTGACCAGCCAGCCCCTGAATTTGCTGCTGGAGAATGTGGGCAACCTGACGGGCCTGTTCAGGGTGATGTCTGATCAGGACACCCCTGTGCTTTCCACTGCCGTGGCACGGGCCATTGGGGTGTTTTCTCCTCCTGCAAACCCAACAACCAGCACCCCACCTGCAAACACCAGCAGCCCTGTTTCTGAAGACAAGAAACCCCAGTATTACTTTGGCGCTGCAGAATTGGTTCTGGAAACCACCCGTTGACCTGACACCTCTGACATGTCTGACCCTGTCCCGCCACTGGCGGGATTTTTTTGCAATCCGATGTGCAGGCATTTGCAATCAACTTCTGAAGTCAAAATGAGGTTTTGTATTTGCTGCTGAGCCCCGGCTGTTTTTATGGGAGACCCATTTGAGAATGTTATCGCAATCCTCAAGATTCGGGATTTCCCTTATGGCCATTCTTTCACCCTTCTCCTCAGGGTTTCTCCTAACATGAAGCAAATTAAGATTGATGGAGTTGATATCGTGCGCGTTGCCCAATACACCATCACCCAGGAAAAAAGAATTGACCGGCTGTTCAGCTTCTCCATACTGGACACCCTGGATGAAGATGTGTTCAATAAAATGGCTGAAGATCTGGCCTTCATTTTAAACCTCAAGGGTGTGCTGATCAGTTTCATGAATCCTGGACGGGAATGGATGCGCATCTGCTCTTTCTGGCCTGAGGGCGATCCCCAGAGCCTGCTTTTGTTGTGCGACCAGATTGTGCATCAGGGACAGACCGTGGTGGTGTCGGATGTGCAGGAACCTGGACGGTACCGCCTGAATTTGCCTGAGGTGCCTCAGGTGCAGGCTTTTCTGGGGGTGCCCCTGATCACCCCAGATGGCTACCGTGTGGGGGCCATCCTGGGGGTGTGCCATGAACCCCATGTGTTCAGTTGCCGGGACATCGACATCATGCAGCGCTTCTCGGCGCGTGTGCTCAGTGAACTGGAGCAGCGTTTGCTCAGGTCAGAGTTCGAGCAGATCAATGAGGACCTGCACACCATCATGGCAGGCTCTCCCAGTGGCTATGTGTTGCTGGACGATCAGGGCAAAATCATTGGTTTGAATCCAGCGGCTGAACGCATCACCGGGCTGGTGTGGCAACAGGGAGAGGTGTTCAACTGGAAAGCCCTTAAAAAAGACCACAAGGTGTCCAGCAGCAGAGAAGAAGCGGTTTATTCCCGCTGGGTGGGGCAGGGCTGGTTTCAGGTGAGTCGGATTTCCATGCCCAGAGAAGACCGCACCCTGCTGGTTTTTGAAGACATCACCGACCATGTGGAATACCAGCTTTACCTGCAAGACATTGCTTTTAAAGATCAGGTGACAGCCACCGAGAACAGGAATGCCTTTTATGCCTATTTGCGCAGCCGTTTCCGTTCTGGACCGTTTGCTGTTGCCTTTCTGGACCTGGACCACTTCAAGGCAGTCAATGACAATTATGGTCACCAGGCCGGAGATGCTGTGCTCAGAGAGGTGGCAGACAGGCTCAAGCATGCTGTGCGCACGCAGGACCGGGTGTACCGTCTGGCTGGAGATGAATTCACGGTGATTCTGGGAGGAGACGTGTCTGATGAGACGCTTTCGCAGATTGCAGACCGCATCCTGAGGGTCATGCAGGATCCCTTTGAAATTGAAGACCAGAACATCCAGCTTGGGGTCAGTGTGGGCCTCACCCGGGCCATTGCAGGCGAAAGTGTAGACGACCTGCTCAAGCGGGCAGACAGCCTGATGTACGAGGTGAAGCAGTCTGGGCGCTTCAATTACCGTCTGGGCTGAGAAAGAAGTTCAACAATCCAACGCCAGATGAAAGCGCACATTTTCCTTCAGGCAGACTTCCAGCACTTTCTGAAGTTCTTGCAAATCATCCAGCACGTCTTGCCTTCGGAATTCTTCGAAATCCAGTTCTGGCTGGTTTTGCAGGGTGTTCACCAGGCTTTGCACGGTTTGCAGGCCCTGTGCCGGATCAAACCAGACGGCATCTGGGTTTTCAGGTGCTTCTTCAAACTCCTCCGGGTCTTCGTCTGAAAATTCCTCCAGCATTTCTGAGACATCCAGAAAAGTGAGCAGCACAGGAACCTGTGCAGCTTCAGAAAGCCGGTCCAGCTCATCCATGACGTGGGCCATGGCTTTGCCGTTGACAAAAGGATCGATGGACAGGGGCTTTTCTGGAACAATAAAAAGGGCAAGGCTCATGGGTTCTCCTCAAACAAAAGATGGTTTGATTGCCCGCTCAGTATAGCAGACTTCTTGAAAATGAACACGAGTCCATCGTGTGCCAAACGGGATATTTCGCCGAGAAAACAAAGGCCGGGCTTCCCTCCTTGTTTCTGTCTGAAAGTGCGCCCAGTTCAGGTTGGACTCAGCAGAATGGCTTAGTTGCATTAAAATATAGTTGGATGGTGCAACTATATGCTATAACAATCACATGACGGAACCGTCGACACCCCTGATTTTTGATTTTCTCAAGACCCAGCAGGAGTTCGGTCAGCTGATGGGCAACCGACTGAACCAGCGGCTGGAGCAGGTGCACAACCTGCAACTCAAGGACCTGCTGATTGCCCGTGAAATTCACCAGGGGGCACGTTACCCCAGTGAAATTGCGGAGATGCTGCGCATTCCCCGCGACATGGTGAGCCGCAGCATTGAACGTTTGCTGCAGGCAGGCACCATCAGCCGGGAAATCGACCCCCACGATTCCAGGCGCACCATCCTTTCCATCAACCCGGAAGGGGAAGCACGCCGCAAAGAGGTGCAGCAGACCATCCAAAGCACCATGGAGCCCATTGTTGGATCCCTCACCCCCGAAGAGCTTTCCACCCTCATCGGGTTCTTGCGCAAGATGGTGGAACACGCCTACCAGAAAGAACAGAAAGAAAAGGAAAACGCATGACACAGATCACGATCACACCCAAAGAGAGAAACCTGATCCTGGGGTCCATCATGATGGTGATGTTGCTGGGCGCTCTGGACCAGACCATCGTCTCTACAGCCATGCCCAGAATCATCGAGCAACTCAAAGGGCTGGAACTCTACTCCTGGGTCACCACCGCCTACATGCTCACCAGCACCGTGATGGTGCCCATCTACGGCAAACTCTCTGATTTGTATGGCAGAAAACCCATCATGATCATCGGGGTGATCATCTTCCTGCTGGGCTCGATGCTGTGCGGACTGGCCGGAGAATTCGGTACCCTGCCCCTCCTGGGAGACGGCATGACCCAGCTGGTGATCTACCGGGCGATTCAGGGATTGGGCGGCGCAGCCCTCTTCACCATTGCCTTCGCAGTCATTGCAGACATCGTTCCTGTGGAAGAACGCAGCAAAACCCAGGGCCTGTTCGGTGCAGTGTTCGGGCTGTCCAGTGTGGTTGGACCCCTGATCGGTGGATTCCTGACCGACCACGGCACCATGCACCTGTTCGGCCATGTGATTGACGGCTGGCGCTGGGTGTTCTACGTGAATTTGCCCATCGGTCTGGTCAGCCTTTACATGCTGGTCACCCACATGCCCCTGCTGAAAATGAGCCTGGAGAAGAAACCCCAGATCGATTATGTGGGTGCCCTCCTGATCGTCACCACCTTTGTTCCTTTGCTGCTGGCCCTCACCTGGGGCGGACGCAGTTACCCCTGGGATTCAGGCCGCATTCTGGGTCTTTTTGGCACGGCCCTGGTCTCCCTGATCCTCTTCCTGATCACCGAAGCGCGGGTCAAAGAACCCATCCTCAGCCTGTCCCTGTTTAAAAACCGTGTTTTCAGCATGAGCAACCTCACCTCCATCGTGATCAACATGGCCTTCATGGGAGCCCTGATGTTCCTGCCCCTCTTCATGCAGCAGGTGCTGGGCATCTCTGCCACCAAATCGGGCACCACCATGCTGCCCCTGATGGTCGGGATGATTGGAAGCTCGATCATTTCTGGCACCATCATTGCCCGCATGAAGAAATACAAACCCGTGTTGATTGTGGGCACCATGATCATGGTGCTGGGCATCTTCCTGATGACCACCGTCACGGTTCACAGCACCCAGTTCGACATGGTCTGGAGAATGGTGATCCTGGGTCTGGGCCTCGGACCTGCCCAGAGCGTGTTCACCCTGGCCGTTCAGAACGCTGTGCAGCCCACTGAAATTGGGGTTGCCACCTCTGCCAGCCAGTTCTTCCGCCAGATTGGGGGCACCATCGGGGTGGCGATCTTCGGGACCGTGCTGACCAACACCCTCACCACCGAAATGCCAAAACACATGCCTGAAATTCCTGGCATGCAGGGCCAGTCTTTCTCTGCCCTCACGGGTGAAGGTGGGGCAGGCCTCACCGGAAACCTGGATGTCAGCAGCAAAGTCAAGGCCGCATTTGATGAGCAGTACGCCACCATCAAAGGTGCCCTGGAGGGGGACAAAAAAGCCCAGACCACCGTGCTGGCCAACCCCCAGACCCCGGCCCAGCTGAAGACCCTGGTCCAGAATGCAGACCGCACCCCGGCTGTTCTGAAAACCCAGATCCTCAGGCAGCTCAAGACCACCATGGACAAACAGGCTGACGAGCTGAGCACCAAACTCAACACAGGACTCAAAGAAGGCTTTGCTGCCAGCATCATCCACCTGTTCCGGGTGGGCATGTGGATCTCCCTGCTGGCCCTGCTGCTCACCTTCTTTGTGCCCCAGATTCCGCTCAAGAGCCGCCAGACCAACGTGCGCACTGTTGCTGCAGACTGATTCTTGCAGGTGTGTCAGACCCCTGGAGAAATTCGGGGGTTTTTGCTGGTTTGGCGAGTCTCCATCTGGCACCTGTTGATCCTTGCCGAGGTTGAGTGTCTACTCCCAGCGATCATCTGGCTACAATAGGCATCAGATTGGAGGCCACATGTGGTCTGAACATGAATTTCTGCTTTCGATTGATCCAGATTTGCTGGTCATGGGTGCGGAATTTCTTCTCGCTGACTCAGAAGTTCCTGCCCTACTGGAACGTTGTCGTCTGGAGAAGGTTCTGATTCTGGGCTTTGATGCTTTTAAAATCACCCCAGAAGGTCACCTCTGCCCACAGATGGAACACATCTATGCCACTTCACAGGGCTATAAAGACAAAGCTGCAGACCTCATCTCTTTGGCGGGTGATGAGATTCAAACTTACTTCCAGGAGCACTTTTCTGAGGGAACAGACCTTTACTTTTCTTTTGTTTTAGAACCTGAGACGGCTCAACTCTAGCTGTTGAGTCTCACTGGTCAGGCCAGGTCTCTTTGACCCCATCCCTCCCTGATTCCCGTTCACAGTGCATTCACATTTCCATCCCGCAGTGTTCACCCGGCCAGACCTATCCTGATTCCAACGCTGATGACAGCGCGAAAGGAGAAGTTTACACATGTTGGAGTCAGGAATCGGATTTGGACTGGGCTTTCTGAATTTTGTGGGTACGGTGCTGTTTTTGATGTTCATCTTTGGTCTGCTGCGGATGTTCGCTTTTGGGGGCGGATGTGGCAAGCACCACTGGAAGCACAAAAAACACCACATGCAGAAGTTCTGGCAGCAGGACTCTGGAGCCACCCAGATTGTGCGTGAACGCTATGCCAGAGGGGAAATTGACCGCGAGGAATACCAGGACCTGATGGCCGGTCTGGGCGTCAAGAAAGAAGAACAGGAAACCGTCCAGACCCAGTGGCGTCCTCCTTTCATGGGCAACGACCGCGCCCTGGAAGTGGCCCGCCAGCGTCTGGCCCAGGGAGACATCACCCCCGAGGAGTACGAAGCCATCCGCAAAGCCCTGGAGAATTGAGCCTGGAAACCTGTTCAGCGCACAGCTCACCCAATGACACGAGGACAGGACACCCCCTGTCCTTTTGACGCTTGTCTGTACAGTGCCATCAGCCATCAGCCATCAGCCATCAGCCTTCTGCTTTTTGCCCTCGGCCCTCGGCTTTTGTCTTTTGGCTTTCTGCCTTCCGCAGGCTGCCCCAACCCCATCAGGTGTAGCATGAAACCCATGGCCCAGACCATTCTGATCGTAGAAGACGAAGCCCGCCTTGCCGAGATCCTGGAAGATTACCTGAAACGGGAAGGCTTTCACACCGAGCGAGCCAGAAACGGCCAGCAGGCGCTGGAACTCTGGCGGGCCGCCCAGCCTGACCTGATCTTGCTTGATTTGATGCTTCCCATTCTGGACGGCTTTGAGGTGGCACGCAGGGTGCGGGCAGAGTCTGATCTCCCCATCATCATGTTGACCGCCCGCGACGATGAGGTGGACAAGCTGGTGGGTCTGGGACTGGGTGCAGACGATTATGTGGTCAAGCCCTACAGCCCCAGAGAGGTGGTTGCAAGGGTGAAAGCTGTACTCAGGCGTGCAAGAGGTCAGATGATCGCCCCGGAAATTTACCGGGTGGGTGCTTTAGAAGTGAACCTGGGGGCTTTCGAGGTGCGGTGCAATGGGGAACTCATGGACCTGACCACCAGCGAGATCAAACTGCTGGCCCTTTTGGCAAAGGAGCCCAACCGGGTGCGCCAGAGGGCGGAACTGCTGGCCGTCACAGGAGATGCTGCGGGTTTTGCAGATGAACGCACCGTGGATGCCCACATCAAGAACATCCGCCGCAAACTGGGGGCCTTCGGAGAGCACATCGACACCGTGAGGGGTGTGGGTTACAAGCTCATGGCCCACTGACCGGATGCAGCCCTGAACAGGAAGGACCACCGATGAAATGCACCAAAGCGGGCAAAAGCCAGGAAAGGCAAGAAGGGCAGATGGGACACCACAAACACCACAACCATCATTCTGAGGGGCACGAACACCCTTTTGAGGAACTGAGACGCCTGCGCAAAATCTGGGAGGAAGACCCCGAAGTTCAGGCCACAAAGAAAAAGTGGCGTCGGTTTAAAAGAAGAGAATGGGGTCTGCGCAAACGCCTGACCGTGGTCTTTGCTTTTGTGGCGCTGGCTGCGGTGTTCCTGAACACCTGGTTTACCCTCAATTCGGTGTCCAGTGCCCTTTTTCCGGGTCTGCCCCATGGTTCTGGCCCGTTTCACTGGCGGATGGAGGGCATTGATCTACCCGAGTACCAGCAGGCCAGAGAAGTGTTTAAACGCATCACCGGGACGGCTTTCATTTCGGGGCTGTTTTCGGTGATGCTGGCCTCTGTGGTGGCCGGTCTGGTGACCCGGATTTTCACCTCTCCACTGGTGACCCTGACCGAGGGGGCCAAGCGTCTGGAACGCGGAGAACGGGGCCTGAAACTTCGCCTGCCGTCCATGGAAACGGAATTGCGCACCCTCACCGAGGCTTTCAACAACCTGGTGACGGGTCTGGAACGCCAGGAGGCCTGGAGGCGCAATCTGGTGGCAGACATCGCCCATGACCTGAGGACCCCTCTGGCGGTGCTGCGTTCCGAAATTGAAGCCATGCAGGACGGGGTGGTGTCCACCGATGAAGCTGGTCTGGAACGCCTGCACCATCAGGTGCTGCTGCTGTCCCAGCTGGTCACAGACCTGAGGACCCTGTCTCTGGCCGAAAGTGGCGGCCTCACCCTCAAACCTGAAACCGTGAAATTGCAGGTTTTTCTGGGAGAGGTGGTGCGTTCCTTCCAGCAACGGGCAGGCCAGATGGGCATGGAGGTGAAGCTGGAAACCATCCCTCCGGTGCTCAGTGCGGTGTTTGATTCCACCCAGATCACCCGGGTGCTGAACAACCTGCTGGAAAATGCTGCACGGTATGCCCAGGGACCCATCGAAATTCAGGCCCGCAGGACCGATCAGGGCACCTTGATCAGCGTGCGGGACCACGGAACAGGCATTCCTGAAGAAGCCCTGGAACGGGTGTTTGAGCGTTTTTTCAAAGGAGATTTCTCCCGGACCCGCCAGAGCAAGGAAGAGGGTGGCTCTGGTCTGGGTCTCCCCATTGCCCGTGCCATTGTGGAAGCCCATGGGGGAACCCTGGAAGCAGAGAACCATCCACAGGGTGGGGCGGTGTTCACCCTGATCTTCAGGAAGTGAACTTCCTAATGGGACTCAGGGGGTGTCAAACCTTTTCAGCCATCTGGACTCTGCAAACCAGCGGGTCAGGGGGATGTGGCGGGCACTGACCACCACACCCAGCAGGATGCTGAGCAGCACATAAGCACTGGTGAGTTCGTAAAGGGCATTTTTCTGCACCTGGGACAGCAGGGGACTGCTGACTGCCAGACCTGCAATCACCAGGCTGAATTCCCCTCTGGGAAGCAGCATCAGGCCGTGACCCACCGAGGCACGCAGAGACAGCCCTGTGGCACGTCCGGCAAAGAAACCCGTGATGCTTTTGCTGACCAGGGTCAGCAGCAAAAGCAGGAGGGCCACCAGCAGAGAGCCCAGCAATGCCATGGCCTCCACTTTCAGGCCGAAACCCAGAAAGAAAGCCCCCACCGCCACATCCCGCCATGGGGTCAGCACCTCTTCGATTTCGTGCATGCGGCTGAGTTCTCCCACCAGTGCACCCAGCAGGAAGGCTGCGACGGCATCTGGAAAGGACAGCAGGTGGGCCAGAGCAGCGAACATCGCCACCCCTCCCAGGGTGAGCAGCACCAGTTGCTCTTTGCTTTGCTGGGCCATCACTTTTTCCAGCATGGGCCGCCCGAAACGCAGCATCACCAGGTACATCACCCCGAAAGTGACCACCCCCAGCAGTTTCTGCCAGACGTTGCCTCCGGTGAACACGCTGAGGGTGCCCAGGTACAGGATCATGGCCAGGTCCTCGAAAATCAGCACGCCCAGGGTGCGTTCAGCTTCCGGGAAGGCCACCTGTTGCCGTTCGGT encodes:
- a CDS encoding DeoR/GlpR family DNA-binding transcription regulator, which codes for MLEIRLKKIQQYLYSHGTASVQELADHTGASVATIRRDLVKMEEDGLISRTYGGATLTSENGVEIAFQVREHQYLKEKRAIAEAAFAHLKSGMTVFLDAGTTVLQLARILKMQPLPLFVITNGISVAQELIGVGDVKVMLLGGQIRPENLSNVGPYAERMLEHFWFDMLFLGTSAVRIEHGMFTLDAAEASLNFKMLERAGEKVLLADSSKFSRTAPYRVAELSALSRIITDHHLPDEVVRKITDQGVQLERASLTVQAVGEAG
- a CDS encoding spherulation-specific family 4 protein, which encodes MRKSLLMSSLALLTACSASLAPTHQAAAVQKQRLESRIGVISYWGTDTSLYNQLPTNSIALINPDSGIFQGQTTTLVGNVSTFKSIVDTQNARGVKMLAYVPTGYFNHTCNQAGVCQTWARIEAQVQAYFQQMPNLKGIFFDEAAPSNWNCSAFVNEYQQLRTIVNRYKSGAIIAYNAGVPDNCVVGGVNAGEIAVLFESDMAAYAAQAQSITDSTSAAHAKGALAWHLVYSVPTQTDMERIAEDAKNRNADYAYMTSIGGDWQNGDNTWGSLPPYWTRETQVLSGGTTPPPTGGVNWGNLSNKLVNSSSQLCLKGISTRVEQQACNSVTAWTLTYQNASGNYYQLKYGINCAYISASNASTVSWGACTQGDRQLWAMQESAGLVYFTSKTNGRALTVASNSAGALVSAQTYSGASTQKYYFQ
- a CDS encoding caspase family protein; protein product: MNLKALNLKTLGALACMGLSSIAFAENRALLVGLAEYKDPKANLRGPEVDVKLIGEVIGELGFKPDQVHTLMNQQATRANILNQMRTWLTEGVGPNDKVIFYYSGHGAQVNDRSGDEADGCDESIVPYDLNLILDDEIQNVLDGVKAREVLVMFDSCFSGTVTKSLFDIDEDVDADSKFWEKSSTGCGLASNKDFTLDDGALDASKAAENQRYIEFSAAAENQVALGALRKGEGSAFTQAVYNGLSTLPKPISFEALRNYAVDWIKQRAKSKAHTPQLTGPTKWLNSDFFAFGDADAPPPVAPPPTVQAANSAADLFDQLVKKTQFKVEALPSQPSYKLGERISMKVRSSKAGYLNIIEFDPDGSLVVVFPNKYNDKNQVRANEVITLPGLRYGNFDFVAVEPVGKSRVLALVTSQPLNLLLENVGNLTGLFRVMSDQDTPVLSTAVARAIGVFSPPANPTTSTPPANTSSPVSEDKKPQYYFGAAELVLETTR
- a CDS encoding diguanylate cyclase domain-containing protein, producing the protein MRVAQYTITQEKRIDRLFSFSILDTLDEDVFNKMAEDLAFILNLKGVLISFMNPGREWMRICSFWPEGDPQSLLLLCDQIVHQGQTVVVSDVQEPGRYRLNLPEVPQVQAFLGVPLITPDGYRVGAILGVCHEPHVFSCRDIDIMQRFSARVLSELEQRLLRSEFEQINEDLHTIMAGSPSGYVLLDDQGKIIGLNPAAERITGLVWQQGEVFNWKALKKDHKVSSSREEAVYSRWVGQGWFQVSRISMPREDRTLLVFEDITDHVEYQLYLQDIAFKDQVTATENRNAFYAYLRSRFRSGPFAVAFLDLDHFKAVNDNYGHQAGDAVLREVADRLKHAVRTQDRVYRLAGDEFTVILGGDVSDETLSQIADRILRVMQDPFEIEDQNIQLGVSVGLTRAIAGESVDDLLKRADSLMYEVKQSGRFNYRLG
- a CDS encoding MarR family winged helix-turn-helix transcriptional regulator encodes the protein MTEPSTPLIFDFLKTQQEFGQLMGNRLNQRLEQVHNLQLKDLLIAREIHQGARYPSEIAEMLRIPRDMVSRSIERLLQAGTISREIDPHDSRRTILSINPEGEARRKEVQQTIQSTMEPIVGSLTPEELSTLIGFLRKMVEHAYQKEQKEKENA
- a CDS encoding MDR family MFS transporter; its protein translation is MTQITITPKERNLILGSIMMVMLLGALDQTIVSTAMPRIIEQLKGLELYSWVTTAYMLTSTVMVPIYGKLSDLYGRKPIMIIGVIIFLLGSMLCGLAGEFGTLPLLGDGMTQLVIYRAIQGLGGAALFTIAFAVIADIVPVEERSKTQGLFGAVFGLSSVVGPLIGGFLTDHGTMHLFGHVIDGWRWVFYVNLPIGLVSLYMLVTHMPLLKMSLEKKPQIDYVGALLIVTTFVPLLLALTWGGRSYPWDSGRILGLFGTALVSLILFLITEARVKEPILSLSLFKNRVFSMSNLTSIVINMAFMGALMFLPLFMQQVLGISATKSGTTMLPLMVGMIGSSIISGTIIARMKKYKPVLIVGTMIMVLGIFLMTTVTVHSTQFDMVWRMVILGLGLGPAQSVFTLAVQNAVQPTEIGVATSASQFFRQIGGTIGVAIFGTVLTNTLTTEMPKHMPEIPGMQGQSFSALTGEGGAGLTGNLDVSSKVKAAFDEQYATIKGALEGDKKAQTTVLANPQTPAQLKTLVQNADRTPAVLKTQILRQLKTTMDKQADELSTKLNTGLKEGFAASIIHLFRVGMWISLLALLLTFFVPQIPLKSRQTNVRTVAAD